GTGCGCACCTGGTTGAATAGCTTTTTTGGCATTCTGGAAGCCTACAGCTCTTACAGAAATCGACTTGCTGCTTTGATTCTTGTTGTCAAGTTCAAAATAACCCAAACTATCTGTGGAGGTGCCAATTTTTGTGCCTTCCAATAAAATCGTAGCATTGGCAATGGGTTCTTGTTTATCCGTTATGACACGGCCAGAAATCTGGGAATAACTAGCCTTAAAGCCTAGGCCAAGGCATATAATGATCAGGAATGACCTGAGTAAAAATAGATTCATATTCTTATTATATCTCTTAATTAATCGCAGGGACAATCCAAACCTCAATAGCGGAACCCAGCAATCGGTAGGAAAATAATTCTTCCTACATCATAAAAAAATGGTGGACTATACAAAAATTTTATGAATAGCAATAGCTAATCATAAAATGAATGATGTCCGTTTTTTGAAAAATGATTTAAGAAATATAAGAAGGGGGACCGCGTCCGGAGTGGATTTCATGGTCTTGTAAGAGAATATGGTAAGACCTACAGCCGAATTCAAAAACTGTGAATTCAGGTTGAATAGGTACTTCGAAAACAAATGGGGACCAATTAAGGTAGCTGCCCTGATAAACGATGTCCAAGAAACGAATCTCAGCATCAGAATGGTGCTGATGATGTTTCTTTTCGCCAAGGTTGTAAGGGTGAATGTGAGTAACGATCTCACCCGTGGAGGTGACCTCCTTGTGCATGAAGACTACGCCGCTCGTAATAATGCCACACATCCATACCAATAGGAAGTGGGCAAGAAATTGGCGATATGAGGTTAGTCTATGCATGCACGGGTCAAATGTATGCTAAAATTAGCAATTTTATTGCTATTTGAGGATATTAAACAATTTTGTTGTGCTCATCAGGGAATACCAAAAGAGGTTTGTGATTTCTAGCTTCTTCGCGTTCCATCAATGCATAGGAAATAATAATTACGATATCTCCTACCTGAACAAGACGAGCAGCAGCACCATTCAAACAAATAGTTCCAGTCCCACGTTCTCCAGGAATCACATAAGTCTCCAATCTGGCCCCATTGTTATTGTTTACAATTTGTACTTTTTCATTGGCAATAATATCGGCAGCATCCATCAGGTCCTGATCGATGGTGATGCTACCTACATAATTCAATTCAGCTTGTGTAACACGCGCTCTATGAATTTTTGATTTCATTACTTCTATCATCATAATGCAAAGTTAGTCTTTTAATGTAATTTGATCTGTAAATTATTCTAATGAGAAAGTAATATATTGTCAATTAAACGTACGTTTTCAACCCATGCAGCAATTAATCCTACGTACCCTTTGCCTTCTTCCAACTTAGTTACAGGACTCAAGGATTTTGTTTCGCAGATACTCAAATATTCTAACTCCACCTCAGGATTTGAAGCAATAATCGCTTTTGCTCCTTCTAATAGTTCCTCAACAGATTTATTATCCAGGTTGTCTTTTATATACCTGAGAGACTTAATAAGGGTTAAAGCATTCTCCTTGCCAGCTTCTGTAAGACGAGCATTGCGTGAGCTCAATGCCAATCCTTTTTCATTCCTTACAATAGGACAGATCAACAGTTTGATATCAAGGTTCTTGATTTCTAACATGCGTTGTATGACCATAACTTGTTGAAAGTCTTTTTGTCCAAAGCAAGCTTGGTTGGGTTTTACGAGGTCAAAAAGCTTATAAACGATTTGTGTAACACCCTGAAAGTGGCCTGGACGGTGTTCTCCTTCCCAAATACGATCTAAATCTCCGAGGTCAATTTGCCATTGAGGGTCATTTTCAGGATACATTTCCTCGACTGAAGGCAAAAATAGAATGTCGCAACCAACAGACTCTAAGAGGGCGATGTCATTTTCAATGGGTCTGGGGTATTTCTCAAGATCCTTAGGGTCATTGAACTGGGTCGGATTGACGAAAATACTACAGATTGTTACATCGGTCGAAGGCTTGGCGTAATTAATTAAAGATAAGTGACCTTCATGCAGTGCACCCATGGTAGGGACCAAGGTGATGACTTTATTTTCTTTGCGGATTCCACTCAATTCTTGTTGGAGTTCCTGCTTAGTGCGAAATATTTTCACGTGCAAAAATTATGAAATAAGGTGCAAAAATGGGCAATAATCTTTAAATTATAAAATGATGATTTTTAATCAATTGTAAAATTGATAAATTAATTGTATCTTTGTAGACCGATTTTACTATTCAATAATATAAAAAACAGTTGGAGATGGCAAAAACGAAAATCTTGTTTATAACCCATGAAATGTCGCCTTTCCTTGAATTAAGTAAAATTTCTGAAATAACACGCCAGTTACCACATGCTATGCAAGAAAAAGGGTTCGAAATCCGAATTCTCATGCCGCGTTTTGGTAATATTAATGAGCGCAGAAATCGTCTTCATGAAGTGATAAGGTTGTCGGGAATGAACATTGTGGTGGACAATAATGATAATCCGCTAATTATTAAGGTAGCATCCTTGCCAGCAGCAAGAATGCAGGTGTACTTCTTGGATAATGAAGAATACTTTCAGCGGAAAAAAGTTTTTCGTGATGAGCAGGGAAAAGGATTTGCAGACAACAACGAACGTTCATTGTTCTTCTGTAAAGGAGCCTTGGAAACCGTTAAAAAACTCGGTTGGTCACCAGATGTAGTGCACTGTCATGGATGGTTTACAGCAATGGTACCAGCGTATTTGAAAACAGTGTATCAAGACGACCCAACCTTCAAAGACTCCAAAGTGTTCTTCTCATTGTACAATGAGGATTTCGGAAATGATTCATTAGGAACAAAGTATGCTGAGATGGCTGCACAAACAGATATCGAAGCAGAAAAACTTAAGGATTATGCCTCAGGAAGCTATGTAGACATCTATAAAGGAGCACTGTCCTTTACCGATGTAGCTGTAAAAGCTGATGCAGATATCAATCCGGAAATCCTAGCTTACATCCAAGAGAACAACATCCGTACCTTCGAACCATCATCAGATGAAGACTATGAAGCATTCTCTGAATTATACGATGAGTTCGTAAACGAAGAAGTTTCAGCGTAAGCTGAAAATAAAAGGAATCAAAAAAAGGTCACTGAGGAATACCCTC
The Sphingobacterium daejeonense genome window above contains:
- a CDS encoding glycogen/starch synthase gives rise to the protein MAKTKILFITHEMSPFLELSKISEITRQLPHAMQEKGFEIRILMPRFGNINERRNRLHEVIRLSGMNIVVDNNDNPLIIKVASLPAARMQVYFLDNEEYFQRKKVFRDEQGKGFADNNERSLFFCKGALETVKKLGWSPDVVHCHGWFTAMVPAYLKTVYQDDPTFKDSKVFFSLYNEDFGNDSLGTKYAEMAAQTDIEAEKLKDYASGSYVDIYKGALSFTDVAVKADADINPEILAYIQENNIRTFEPSSDEDYEAFSELYDEFVNEEVSA
- the panD gene encoding aspartate 1-decarboxylase, whose translation is MMIEVMKSKIHRARVTQAELNYVGSITIDQDLMDAADIIANEKVQIVNNNNGARLETYVIPGERGTGTICLNGAAARLVQVGDIVIIISYALMEREEARNHKPLLVFPDEHNKIV
- the panC gene encoding pantoate--beta-alanine ligase; translated protein: MKIFRTKQELQQELSGIRKENKVITLVPTMGALHEGHLSLINYAKPSTDVTICSIFVNPTQFNDPKDLEKYPRPIENDIALLESVGCDILFLPSVEEMYPENDPQWQIDLGDLDRIWEGEHRPGHFQGVTQIVYKLFDLVKPNQACFGQKDFQQVMVIQRMLEIKNLDIKLLICPIVRNEKGLALSSRNARLTEAGKENALTLIKSLRYIKDNLDNKSVEELLEGAKAIIASNPEVELEYLSICETKSLSPVTKLEEGKGYVGLIAAWVENVRLIDNILLSH